GAGAAACACCTCAGGTCGATAAGACCCTGTTGGTTTGCCGCTTCTAGTGCAGCTTTCAGAGCTAGAGCCTCCGCCATTAAAGCGGACCCAACATATCTCTTTGCACTTGCACCTTGGAGACTAACCGTACCTGAACGATCTTTGAAGATCCAGCCCATTCCACCTGTTTTTGATGTCGAATCCCAGGCCCCATCTGTATAGCAGTCCATAGTAGAGGGTGAAGTACCGCTAGGTTTCACTGATGGCCGGACGGGTGGCTGTTTCACCACGCATGGCTGCGCCTGGCACCATTCTTTGGCGTCCCTAATAGCCTTGTTTAGGACTTCTTCTTCAGAGAACTTTCTATCTTCAAACAGGAGCTGATTTCTACTTGTCCATAAGTTCCATAATATCCAAGGAAACAGAGGCTTCAAGATACTTGTTGGTTGGAGGGAGGTCATCCTTTTACCGTTCTCCATGAGGCTCAAAATTGTAGAGGTTGTGTTGCACGGTTTGTGTAATGCCGGAAGGAGATCCCAGACTTTTTTCGCAAAGGGGCAGTGAAAAAAGGTGTGGATTTCACTCTCAATGGCGTTACAACGCTTGCATGTTGTTGTAGCTTGGATACCTCTACGAGCTAATGATGCACCCACCGGGAGAGCCTTGTTGGCCAGTCTCCATAGAAATACATTAAGCTTCGGAGCGGTTTCTATATTCCAGACACACGATCGCCAGCCAAACTGGTTAACCTGGCTTGTAACCGGTTGCAATCTATCTTGATCTCGTGCGATCTTGGCCAGGGCGTATCCAGACTTTGTTGTGTAGCCTCCTGTCTTACCAGGTAGCCAGACAAGAGCATATTCCATATTGTATGAGCTTGGGTGAATCAGGCGAATCGTCTCCTCATACTCCGGTAAGTGAGATCGGATAGCTTCCAAGTTCCAATCACCCGAGTCATGGTGTAAGAGGTCGTGAACCGTTAGTTCTTGAGCGTCAAAGGGAGGAGGACCGATCGGGCGCTGCATATCTGATGTTGATAGCCAGTTCTCCTCCCAAAGATTAACTTCTTTCCCATCTCCTATGGCCCATCCAACACCTAGCTTTAGAACTTCTCGGCCTGCCAATATACCACGCCAGCCGTGAGACATAGCTCCACGTGTGGGACAATCAAGGAGGCTTGAGGAATGGCAGTATTTCCCGAGCAAGGTCTTTCCCAATAGGGAGGCTGGGTTTTTTAAAAGCCGCCACGCTAACTTAGCCAATAACGCATCATTGAAGTGCTCGATATCTCTAAACCCGAGTCCTCCCACTGACTTGGGCAAGGTGAGTTTATCCCAAGAAACCCAGCATAGTCGTTTGTGTTCCGGCTTAAGGTCCCACCAGAAGCGTGTCAGCACCGATTGGATCTGTTTACACAATGATACCGGCAGCTTAAAGCATGACATAGTATAAGCTGGCATGGCTGTCAACACAGTTTTTAGAAGAACCAACTTTCCCGCTCCCGAGAGGAATCGATTGGTCCACCCGTGGGCTTTTTGTCTGATACGATCAACAATAGAGGAGAAGATGACTCTCTTCTTCCTTCCAAAGTGCTCCGGTAACCCAAGGTATTTGCCAATACCGCCTTCCTGTCCAATCCCCAAGGCCGTCTTAACGTTGTGCTTTGTTGACGGTAGTGTTTTTGACGAGAAGGTGATGGCTAACTTATCACGGTTTATGCACTGACCCGAGGCTAGCTCATACCGGTTAAGGATCTTCACGAGTGTCTCACAGCTAGCCCGGTCCAATCTGCAGAAGAACATGGTATTGTCGGCGAACAATAGATGGTTGATCGGGGGGCTTCCGCGAGCTACCTTAACGCCCGTTAGCTCTCCATGTTCTTGTGTCTTGTTGCATAAGCCAGATAATACCTCGGTACACAGGATAAAGAGGTAAGGGGACAAGGGATCGCCCTGCCGGAGTCCTCTCGTCGGAGCGACATTGCCCTGTGGTGCACCGTTTATGAGAAAAGCATATGAGACCGAAGATACGCATTCCATAATCCAAGAAATCCACACATTGTGGAACCCAAGTCGTGTCAGCACCTCTCGGAGAAAATCCCATTCAATCCTATCGTACGCCTTGCTCATGTCGGTTTTTACCGCCATTGAGCATCTTTGTCGGGCAGCCGACGTACGGAGATAATAGAGAATCTCATGGGTAATAAGTACATTGTCGGAAATTGCCCGACCTGGAACAAAAGCCGACTGATGTTCTGAGATGAGATGTGAGAGAATGGGCTGAAGTCGCTTGGTGAGAATCTTGGCGATGATCTTGTAATGAGTGTTGCACAAGGCAATGAGTCTATATTCCGCTACCTTCCTTGGTCCAGAGATCTTTGGTATGAGGCGTACACGTGTTTCATTTTGGCGCCTATGAATCTCGCCGGAAGAGAAGAAGCCCCTGATATCTCTTGAGATATCGTCGCCAATGATATCCCAAAAGGACTGGTAGAAACCCGCTGAGAACCCATCAGGCCCCAGAGCTTTATCCGCATTAATAGAAAAGACAGCAGCTCTGATTTCCAGGTCGGTAGGTAATGCAATGAGAGCTTGGTTCATTTCTGGAGAGACCTTGGGGCTGAGAGCTTCCTGGACAACACTTAGGTCTCCAACTGAACGAGAGGAGAAGATATCTTGGTAATAGTTTGCTGTGGTTTGCACAATTTGTCTCTCTTCCACAAACGCGTTACCGGTAGCATCTTCTATGACAGCAAATTTATTTTGTGCTCTGTGCCCTCTCGTAACCGAGTGAAAAAAGGTGGAGTTCCTATCACCGCAGCTTAGCCATTAGATGCGGCTTCGTTGCCGCCAGTATTGTTCCTCATCCGCATAAGCTGCACTAAGCACCGCTTGTAGCGAGTCAATGAGACCCGCGTTTGGTATAATATCCGATAATGCAGCTTCAAGTTGTTCTTGTGTAGACTGGATAAGCTCTCTGCTGTTCTGGTTCTGAAGTTTTGTCCACTCCACTATCTTCGTTCTAACCCGACAGATTTTCGTAAGGACTGACTCTTGAGGTTGCTGGCTCCATGTTTCTTCCACAAGAGATCTGATTTCAGGCTTCTCGCGAAGGCTTCTATCAAACTGGAAGACACCTTTATGTTTCCTTAGTAAGTTACTGTCAAAGAGAGTGAGCACTAGCCTGTGGTCTGAGCCTTCGAAGCGATGATATTCGCAGCGTCCTTGCGGGAACATTTCACTCCATGCGAGATTGGCCATTGACCGGTCCAGGCGGGATTGGATGAAGTGGCTATAGCGGGTTCCTCTCCATGATAGTGAGTTACCCGAATGTTGGAGATCCCAGATTCCAAACTGAGTGACGAAACTACGGAAAGATAAGAAGAAGCCTTCCCACCGCATAGGCCCTCCAATCTTCTCCGAGTTATTTAAAAGATCGTTAAAATCACCCGTTATTAGCCATGATTCATCCCGTTGAGTTCCAAGTTCAGTTAATTTATTCCAAAATTCGACTATTTCATCTCTTCTTGGGGCACCATACACATATGAAACAAAGAAGGTTTTATTCTAGTGTGTGATACAAGTATCAATGATGTTTGGTGAGGAGTACAAGACATCAAGCTGTATGTTTGACTTCCAAGAAAGCGCAAAGGCTTCTTCATCGTCTTTCTTATGGACCAATCAGATCAGTGTCTAAAACAAGACTTCTGCATCGTCCATCTCAGGACTAAATGGACTTCTTTATCGTCCACCTTTGGACTAAATAGATCAGTGTCCAAAACAAGTGATCTCACGTCCATGTACTAGATAATGGGTGAGACTGGTCCATATTAAATCTCTTGAGTACCCTTTTCTGTATATACTATTTGATGCACAAGGATTTCATTGTTAATGTACTCAAGCTGTAATCCCAAACAAAACTTTGTTTTCCAAGATCTTCCATCTCAAACTCTTTCTTGAGATATTCAACTGTATGGGAAATTGTATCCAGAGGTTCCTAGGATATTCAGATCATATACGATGATTATCAACATTGTTCTCGAGAACTTGTTGTACTTTCAGCTCNNNNNNNNNNNNNNNNNNNNNNNNNNNNNNNNNNNNNNNNNNNNNNNNNNNNNNNNNNNNNNNNNNNNNNNNNNNNNNNNNNNNNNNNNNNNNNNNNNNNNNNNNNNNNNNNNNNNNNNNNNNNNNNNNNNNNNNNNNNNNNNNNNNNNNNNNNNNNNNNNNNNNNNNNNNNNNNNNNNNNNNNNNNNNNNNNNNNNNNNNNNNNNNNNNNNNNNNNNNNNNNNNNNNNNNNNNNNNNNNNNNNNNNNNNNNNNNNNNNNNNNNNNNNNNNNNNNNNNNNNNNNNNNNNNNNNNNNNNNNNNNNNNNNNNNNNNNNNNNNNNNNNNNNNNNNNNNNNNNNNNNNNNNNNNNNNNNNNNNNNNNNNNNNNNNNNNNNNNNNNNNNNNNNNNNNNNNNNNNNNNNNNNNNNNNNNNNNNNNNNNNNNNNNNNNNNNNNNNNNNNNNNNNNNNNNNNNNNNNNNNNNNNNNNNNNNNNNNNNNNNNNNNNNNNNNNNNNNNNNNNNNNNNNNNNNNNNNNNNNNNNNNNNNNNNNNNNNNNNNNNNNNNNNNNNNNNNNNNNNNNNNNNNNNNNNNNNNNNNNNNNNNNNNNNNNNNNNNNNNNNNNNNNNNNNNNNNNNNNNNNNNNNNNNNNNNNNNNNNNNNNNNNNNNNNNNNNNNNNNNNNNNNNNNNNNNNNNNNNNNNNNNNNNNNNNNNNNNNNNNNNNNNNNNNNNNNNNNNNNNNNNNNNNNNNNNNNNNNNNNNNNNNNNNNNNNNNNNNNNNNNNNNNNNNNNNNNNNNNNNNNNNNNNNNNNNNNNNNNNNNNNNNNNNNNNNNNNNNNNNNNNNNNNNNNNNNNNNNNNNNNNNNNNNNNNNNNNNNNNNNNNNNNNNNNNNNNNNNNNNNNNNNNNNNNNNNNNNNNNNNNNNNNNNNNNNNNNNNNNNNNNNNNNNNNNNNNNNNNNNNNNNNNNNNNNNNNNNNNNNNNNNNNNNNNNNNNNNNNNNNNNNNNNNNNNNNNNNNNNNNNNNNNNNNNNNNNNNNNNNNNNNNNNNNNNNNNNNNNNNNNNNNNNNNNNNNNNNNNNNNNNNNNNNNNNNNNNNNNNNNNNNNNNNNNNNNNNNNNNNNNNNNNNNNNNNNNNNNNNNNNNNNNNNNNNNNNNNNNNNNNNNNNNNNNNNNNNNNNNNNNNNNNNNNNNNNNNNNNNNNNNNNNNNNNNNNNNNNNNNNNNNNNNNNNNNNNNNNNNNNNNNNNNNNNNNNNNNNNNNNNNNNNNNNNNNNNNNNNNNNNNNNNNNNNNNNNNNNNNNNNNNNNNNNNNNNNNNNNNNNNNNNNNNNNNNNNNNNNNNNNNNNNNNNNNNNNNNNNNNNNNNNNNNNNNNNNNNNNNNNNNNNNNNNNNNNNNNNNNNNNNNNNNNNNNNNNNNNNNNNNNNNNNNNNNNNNNNNNNNNNNNNNNNNNNNNNNNNNNNNNNNNNNNNNNNNNNNNNNNNNNNNNNNNNNNNNNNNNNNNNNNNNNNNNNNNNNNNNNNNNNNNNNNNNNNNNNNNNNNNNNNNNNNNNNNNNNNNNNNNNNNNNNNNNNNNNNNNNNNNNNNNNNNNNNNNNNNNNNNNNNNNNNNNNNNNNNNNNNNNNNNNNNNNNNNNNNNNNNNNNNNNNNNNNNNNGTGAATATAAGGCATCACTGATTTCTAGATGCATACCCTTAGGTAATAATATATTAGCCTAGCCATAGTCTTCTTTCAGACTGGAGAAACCTGATTTAGTACTTATATTGGTGTTTTTCAGTGTACTCATATAGGAAAATCATTCATTCATTTAATCTAAGCAGACAATGTAATAGAAATAAATTCAAGGAGATAAAAACCAGAAAAAGCATACAAGCAAAGCAATCACACAAGTTTGATGTAGAAATCAGATTATCAACTTGATTCTTTTAGGCAANNNNNNNNNNNNNNNNNNNNNNNNNNNNNNNNNNNNNNNNNNNNNNNNNNNNNNNNNNNNNNNNNNNNNNNNNNNNNNNNNNNNNNNNNNNNNNNNNNNNNNNNNNNNNNNNNNNNNNNNNNNNNNNNNNNNNNNNNNNNNNNNNNNNNNNNNNNNNNNNNNNNNNNNNNNNNNNNNNNNNNNNNNNNNNNNNNNNNNNNNNNNNNNNNNNNNNNNNNNNNNNNNNNNNNNNNNNNNNNNNNNNNNNNNNNNNNNNNNNNNNNNNNNNNNNNNNNNNNNNNNNNNNNNNNNNNNNNNNNNNNNNNNNNNNNNNNNNNNNNNNNNNNNNNNNNNNNNNNNNNNNNNNNNNNNNNNNNNNNNNNNNNNNNNNNNNNNNNNNNNNNNNNNNNNNNNNNNNNNNNNNNNNNNNNNNNNNNNNNNNNNNNNNNNNNNNNNNNNNNNNNNNNNNNNNNNNNNNNNNNNNNNNNNNNNNNNNNNNNNNNNNNNNNNNNNNNNNNNNNNNNNNNNNNNNNNNNNNNNNNNNNNNNNNNNNNNNNNNNNNNNNNNNNNNNNNNNNNNNNNNNNNNNNNNNNNNNNNNNNNNNNNNNNNNNNNNNNNNNNNNNNNNNNNNNNNNNNNNNNNNNNNNNNNNNNNNNNNNNNNNNNNNNNNNNNNNNNNNNNNNNNNNNNNNNNNNNNNNNNNNNNNNNNNNNNNNNNNNNNNNNNNNNNNNNNNNNNNNNNNNNNNNNNNNNNNNNNNNNNNNNNNNNNNNNNNNNNNNNNNNNNNNNNNNNNNNNNNNNNNNNNNNNNNNNNNNNNNNNNNNNNNNNNNNNNNNNNNNNNNNNNNNNNNNNNNNNNNNNNNNNNNNNNNNNNNNNNNNNNNNNNNNNNNNNNNNNNNNNNNNNNNNNNNNNNNNNNNNNNNNNNNNNNNNNNNNNNNNNNNNNNNNNNNNNNNNNNNNNNNNNNNNNNNNNNNNNNNNNNNNNNNNNNNNNNNNNNNNNNNNNNNNNNNNNNNNNNNNNNNNNNNNNNNNNNNNNNNNNNNNNNNNNNNNNNNNNNNNNNNNNNNNNNNNNNNNNNNNNNNNNNNNNNNNNNNNNNNNNNNNNNNNNNNNNNNNNNNNNNNNNNNNNNNNNNNNNNNNNNNNNNNNNNNNNNNNNNNNNNNNNNNNNNNNNNNNNNNNNNNNNNNNNNNNNNNNNNNNNNNNNNNNNNNNNNNNNNNNNNNNNNNNNNNNNNNNNNNNNNNNNNNNNNNNNNNNNNNNNNNNNNNNNNNNNNNNNNNNNNNNNNNNNNNNNNNNNNNNNNNNNNNNNNNNNNNNNNNNNNNNNNNNNNNNNNNNNNNNNNNNNNNNNNNNNNNNNNNNNNNNNNNNNNNNNNNNNNNNNNNNNNNNNNNNNNNNNNNNNNNNNNNNNNNNNNNNNNNNNNNNNNNNNNNNNNNNNNNNNNNNNNNNNNNNNNNNNNNNNNNNNNNNNNNNNNNNNNNNNNNNNNNNNNNNNNNNNNNNNNNNNNNNNNNNNNNNNNNNNNNNNNNNNNNNNNNNNNNNNNNNNNNNNNNNNNNNNNNNNNNNNNNNNNNNNNNNNNNNNNNNNNNNNNNNNNNNNNNNNNNNNNNNNNNNNNNNNNNNNNNNNNNNNNNNNNNNNNNNNNNNNNNNNNNNNNNNNNNNNNNNNNNNNNNNNNNNNNNNNNNNNNNNNNNNNNNNNNNNNNNNNNNNNNNNNNNNNNNNNNNNNNNNNNNNNNNNNNNNNNNNNNNNNNNNNNNNNNNNNNNNNNNNNNNNNNNNNNNNNNNNNNNNNNNNNNNNNNNNNNNNNNNNNNNNNNNNNNNNNNNNNNNNNNNNNNNNNNNNNNNNNNNNNNNNNNNNNNNNNNNNNNNNNNNNNNNNNNNNNNNNNNNNNNNNNNNNNNNNNNNNNNNNNNNNNNNNNNNNNNNNNNNNNNNNNNNNNNNNGAATGGATCGAGTCGCTTCTATCGGGTCGCGGACGTCCTTTGTTGCTTGATCGGGAACGCCTTGATCGTCGGACGAGAGCTGTCTGATGCTGTCGCGAACGAGGAAGAGGTCGCGTGCTGGAGCTGCTCTCGGGTCGCGAACGTCTGAGCTAGGATCAGGAACGCCTTGGGCTGAAGCTGATCGGGGACGTGAGCTGGAACAGATGCGGGAACAAGAGACGCGATCGGGGTTTAGGGTTCGTCGGATCGCCGGCTAGGGTTAGGGTTTTAGGGTTTTTCGATTTGGGTATTAGCTTAGGGATTTAGAGTTTCGTGTTGATAACGTGTTATAAAAGTCTATCTTTATTCATAACATAGAGGTTCCTTATATAGGAGATTACACCGTCATAGATAAATGAAAAGATTACAAATCATAATCTCTTGGATATGAGCCATCCACGATCTCGTCCATAGCATCAACAAAATTCTCGAGAGGAGTGAGGAGCCGTATATTTGTATTTGGGCCGTGAAGGAAATATATAAAAAGCCCACTCGGACCCAAGACGCCTGACCGGTTATCGTAACTAACCCAAAACCGGTTATTGATTTTTTTCTTCCTGAAACGACGTCGTAGCTCTCGACCTCTCCTTAGCCCCCCAGATTTGATTCGAGGATCGGAGATATGAGATGATGAGTTTGTCATTTTGTTGAATCTTATTTGATCCATCGATCTCTCTCGATTCCGATCGCGAAAACACGATTTGTTTATTCAGCGACGAAGACGATGATGAAGATGCAAATCGGTGTGCTGGCGTTTCTGGTGGCTCTCTCTGCGATTGAATCCGGAATCGCTTCTCCCAACACCGTCCCTGCTTTCCTCTGGTCTCCGCATCTCCAGTTACGCCTCTCTCTCTCTCTCAATCTCATTATATAACCCATCGCGATGAATTTTACAAAGGTCTCTACTTTCGTATGTGTCGGGGAGATAATTTCGATTTCAAATTTTTGATAAAGTCTGAGACTTTCGAACTGCTTGTGACTAAGATTACTAGTTTGACATTTTTTGGTTTGAATCTTGAAATCAGGGCTGGTAATGGTGGGATGGATGAGGCTGTGAATTATCAGGTCATGTCTGCAAAGGATCTAGTTGACTCTGTCTTCACCCAAGGAGGATGGTCAAACATTCTGGTTAGATGTTCTTCTTATGTTAGCTCAGTGAATGTCAACTTGATTCTCTTGTTTTGAATAGTTTTTATTTTATTTTTTCTAGTGCTCTGAGAAGAAGGTTGAGCACCCTGTTGTTGATGTTGCACTTGTGTTCATCGGCAGAGAGGTAAGTATACTGTTTTTTAATCTATGGAAAGAGCTATCTTTTTTTTAGTCTATATGAGTGATTTGATGCAGGAGCTTCCTTTTAACATGATTCATCTCTTGTTTCTCATGTGAGGAAGCTATCATCTCGTGTCGTGTCTGTATAAGTGAATGATGTAGGAGCTTCGTTTTAATATTAGTATAAATGACCTTTTGGATCTTTCATTTATAGAAACTTAATATTGCAAGAAAGTGAAGCGTCTCTCTCTTCTGCATCTTCTTTGCTATTGCTGAGAATATTAATATTAGCATTCTCTTCTTCCTGCAGTTACTGTCTTCTGATGTTTCTTCCAAAAGGAACTCGGAACCTTCCCTTGTTAACACATTGAATGTAAGTGCAAGTTTCCCTTTATTTGGAAACATATTGCCTTTTATAACACAGATCTCTGACAAACTTGTTTCATTTTAACCTCCACAATACTTGAACCTCCAAATCTTTTTTTTTTTTTTCCCTTGACAGGGTCTCTTTACTGCTTCCAACTTCTCATTGGCATTCCCATACATTGCTGCGCCAGAGGAAGAAAGGATGGAGAGTTTATTGCTTTCAGGGCTTAAACAAGCTTGCCCTCACAATGTAGGAGTCAGCAATATTGTGTTGTCAGATTCTTGCTTTGTTGAGGATGGAACAATTCAGAAACTATCAGACCTTCAGTCTTTCAAAGTAGTGTTCCTTCCTCTTTATGTTTTCATTTTCACTAATTCCAACGGTATCAAAATTGTAAGTCACTCCTAATATAACCCTCAAAATAATTGACAGGATCATTTGCTTTCTAGAAAAGAAACAAGGAAAGAAGGAGAAACTGACTTGGTTGTGCTCTGTTCCGAGGGTTCTGGATCAAACAGCCAATCTGGCCAGTCACATTCAGAGCGTAAGTGGAAAGATCATTACTTCAAAAGAATGTTATAATTTGAGAAAGAAGTTAAGATATTCTATGACTTATTATTCTGCAGGTGAAAGCATCTCCGAACTTGTTAGTTCTGTAGAACAATCTGGCAGTAAATATACAGCGCTTTATGTTTCTGATCCTTATTGGTACACATCTTACAAAACTCTCCAAAGGTTTCTAGCTGAAAGTGGTACAGGAAACAGCACCGTTGGTGTTGCTACGACCTGTGATGAACTCTGCAAATTTAAGTCATCACTTCTGGAGGGCATACTAGTGGTTAGAACTTTACTCTTTGTTACTAATATGATTCCATCTGTTTTCATTATTTAAAAGCCTCTGGTTGTGTCTTTTTGCAGGGAATCGTTTTCCTTCTCATCTTGATCAGCGGACTTTGTTGTATGGCGGGTATCGATACCCCAACTAGATTCGAGACTCCTCAAGATTCTTAAGCTGTTGACCTCTTAAGAGTCATCCCCAACTTTTGCTTTGCTTTTTGCTTGTGACGGGTCTTTTCTTCTGCATAGTGCGCATGGTGAAAAAGGTACTTGTTACACTACCTTTAAAACAAAAATTGCATATGCTATTAAAAAGTCCCCTTTGTAACATTTATTCATCTTGTTTGTGAGTCTTTCCTAAACGTGTTATAAGTTAATAATGGAGAGCGAGTAAAAAACCATACATTCTTATGTAAGATTTTATACAGATTACAGAGGTCTCTTGGTTATATCAATTTGGGGATTTGGAGATAGATATTGTGGAATAACTCAGGACAATGATGTCGATAGAGTCAGAGTGATAGAGTGAGAGTGATATGACATGTGTACTAGTACTTGCAAAGTTTTTTGGGTTTAGGGAAAGTAAAGGAGAAGAAATTATTGAAGAGTTATTTGCATAGGCTTTCTGAATAACTAAGAAAAATGACTATGTTTTGTTTTATTAATGTGGTATGAAACATCTATCATGCGATATATTCTATATTCTGTGACACAATTTGGTTCAATATTTTGCAAATTCAGCATATGCTTGGGTCCTTTATGGTCCCTCCCGCATGGACCTTTGACAAAGTCATAAGATCATATCTTTCGGATTCTCTAGTTGACCCATCTCTATTTATAAAGAAGAGGTTTATTAAGGAATAAAAACAAAAATGAGTGATTCTACTCATCTTTTTGACCGTAAAGTTCTCCATTTATATAATACAGTATGGCTTATTTTACATTTTACTACTATCCGTATCCCACTTCTCTTTCAAACTAATTTCGAAAAAGTTCCGCAAGATAAGCATTTTGAAGAAGATAGCTACCCAATCAACTCTCTACCACATTTGGCGGCGGAGAAATAATATCCTCCATAATCAGGTTCTCATCCCACCGAACACGGTTTTTAGGATTATTGATTGAGAGGTGCGTAACATTCTCTTAGGAAGAATAGACAGGAGAAAATACGACACCTTTTTATCCTCTTGGCTTCAGTTTACGTGAAATGGTGATTGAAACTCCACTACTCCCTTGTAATACTTCTTTGTTTTTCCTTTTTTGGCATTGGAAGTGTTGTCTTTAGGATTACAACTTTGTAAGTTACTTTTTTCATATTTATATGATATTAACGTTTTAGCAAAAAAAAAAAAAAATAAGCATCATCATCATCCAAAAACGCATGAAAGAAAAACTTTTTTTTTGATTTTCCAATAAATTGTTTTTGATGAAAAATAGTTTTAACTACGAAAATAAAATTAGAGGGGAGCACATGAGTCATAGGAGTTTGAACCTAAAGAGCAGTGAAAATCCCACTGCTCTGCCACTCCACCAACTGACATCACATTGTACCCATTTTATGCCTTTTTCTTTCGATTGTCTGGTACTAGAAAAATATTTATTACGAAAATAACAACTACAAATTGAAATAATTTTTTCAATAATGAAAATTGTGAAATAACTGCTTTAATTAATCTCTTATTTATTCTTTTTTCATACCTAACTGACACCACATTGTACACATTTTATGCATTTTTATTCTATTTACTTGTACTAGAAAAAGATATTTAGCAAATGAAAATAACAACTACAAAATTGAAATAGTTTTTTCAATAATGAAAATTGTGAAGTTACAATTTTAATTAATATCTTATTTTTTTCTGTTTTTTCATACATAAATCCCCTGTTCGGAACTACGCTAGGCGCTAGTCGGGTGATGTTAGGAGTTTTCAAGGCTCCTAAGACAAATGTTGTAGTATAATGATTGTCGAACCAGTTCTGAGAGATATCAAAGCACCGAGAATGCAAGTACTTACTTAATCTAAGTGCAACCGATGATTTAAAGGGGTTTTAAACTACTACTAATACTAGAAAGCAATTACAAAATGATACTTTCTTGACTAAGGGAAAAGAGAACTCATGGGCATAGGGATTAGACCTTGGGTGATCAAGTTTCGAACTAAGGATGGCAAACGATCAATCAAACTATCAACCTTAAGCTTAGACACAATCCTAAACAAACTCTATGTCTAGATGAATGTTCATTTACTAACAAAACATCAAATGTCTTTGGTTGAATAATATGAAAGCAATCATTACTAACAGGTTTATTGGATATCTTAACACCTTTAACAACAAATGTCTTTGGTAAAGTATGTTAAAAGCTTAGGAGAGTTGTCTCAGACATTTCATCAGACACCTTGTGGGTGGAAAATGTCTAAAGATCAACTTTTGAGTAGCCAACTCATAAGATGCATTATGAATACTCTACTAGCAAGAAACAAGAATGATCTACACTAAAACATCCTAGAACTAACATAAGCGCCCTTGATCTCCCTAACCCATGAATTCAAAAGGTGATTACTCACTAATCTCCATGATTCCTCTTAAACCCATATTGGATTTCAGATTAATCACGTAGAGAAATAGATAAGAAATCAACAAGAGCACAAGATGAAAGCAATGAAATCTGAATCAAAAGAAGTTTTACTAATTGTTCTCCAGAAAAAAGATTGTTTTTCTCTGGTGGCTCCCCACAAATACTTAACTTAGGTTTAGGCAATCTAAAAACAATAAAACAAATGACCAAAAGGCCCCTGAAATAACATAAAAATCGTCCAATCAAACACGCGGAGCGACCTAGCATAGTCGCTCCCAGGAGGTCGCTCCCGACGCGTTTCTTCGTGTCTCGCCCCGTCAAAACGCAAGCGACTTGAGTTGGTCGCTCTGGCTGGGAGCGACCTTGGTAGGTCGCTCTGAGAAGTCNNNNNNNNNNNNNNNNNNNNNNNNNNNNNNNNNNNNNNNNNNNNNNNNNNNNNNNNNNNNNNNNNNNNNNNNNNNNNNNNNNNNNNNNNNNNNNNNNNNNNNNNNNNNNNNNNNNNNNNNNNNNNNNNNNNNNNNNNNNNNNNNNNNNNNNNNNNNNNNNNNNNNNNNNNNNNNNNNNNNNNNNNNNNNNNNNNNNNNNNNNNNNNNNNNNNNNNNNNNNNNNNNNNNNNNNNNNNNNNNNNNNNNNNNNNNNNNNNNNNNNNNNNNNNNNNNNNNNNNNNNNNNNNNNNNNNNNNNNNNNNNNNNNNNNNNNNNNNNNNNNNN
This sequence is a window from Brassica oleracea var. oleracea cultivar TO1000 chromosome C1, BOL, whole genome shotgun sequence. Protein-coding genes within it:
- the LOC106314332 gene encoding uncharacterized protein LOC106314332, whose protein sequence is MMKMQIGVLAFLVALSAIESGIASPNTVPAFLWSPHLQAGNGGMDEAVNYQVMSAKDLVDSVFTQGGWSNILCSEKKVEHPVVDVALVFIGRELLSSDVSSKRNSEPSLVNTLNGLFTASNFSLAFPYIAAPEEERMESLLLSGLKQACPHNVGVSNIVLSDSCFVEDGTIQKLSDLQSFKDHLLSRKETRKEGETDLVVLCSEGSGSNSQSGQSHSERESISELVSSVEQSGSKYTALYVSDPYWYTSYKTLQRFLAESGTGNSTVGVATTCDELCKFKSSLLEGILVGIVFLLILISGLCCMAGIDTPTRFETPQDS